A segment of the Solanum lycopersicum chromosome 9, SLM_r2.1 genome:
tgataattacaatttgtagctacatgttatttagaggagagaggtgagcgagactgggagagagaggagagaggtgagagagggagaaaagagtgggagagaggtgaattgtatatgtatattggttagataattgtatattatacatatgtaattgtatatatggcaagagagattgggagagggagaaaaggggcgagcgagactgggagagagaggagagaggcgagtgagatccagagaggtgagcgagagagggaagagaatgggagagaggtgaattgtatatgtatataattgtatataactgcatattatacatatacatttgtataaatgacaagcgagattgggagagggaggagagaggcgagcgagattgagagaaggaggagaagacgagcgagagaggacagtgagtgggagagaggtgaattgtatatgtgtatatatgctaaaaattgtatattatacatctttatttgtatatcttgacgaattatacatatacaaacatgactaattatacaaactcgaagtcacctcacgtaattaatatataatattaatcgcgagtgataattatagcaaactatagatgaataattaaataatataagtttgcttatcctgataattttctcaaaaataaacaGTTTATTATCATCTATATTCCTATTcttaatgattaaaataataaattatgacTTTAGAATATTTATTAGCAATTtgactcattttatttttgtatttggaTGGAAGTATCGAAAAAGAACCGGAAGATCCGGTCAGTTTACTTTGTTATTATTCGGTCATACTTGATTCTTCTCTTTTTGGCTTTTAAGAGCtctgttttcttttcttcttcacttTCGGTGCTTCTGCCAACACCTTCTTATCTTCCTCTTCTGGTAATCAATTTCCTCTCCTTTTCTCTTTATATTaacaatttttcaattttgtaattGAGAAACTTCTAGAAGCAGTAATTACTtatttggcaaaaaaaaaaaaagaaaaaagaactaGTAATATTTTGCTTCATTGTGGTTGATTAACTTTTGATGTTCTCTTTGTTTCTGTTTTACTCTTGTGTGGAGATGAAATTTGCTCTACAAATTGGGTATTTTTATGTTTCCCCTGGAATTGGGTATATATACAAAAGGAATCTTGCTGATacatcttttacttttttttttaatccattTTTATTACTGTtgtatttttaccttttttttcccCCTATTTATTGGAGTAGTTTTTGGTTTACTTAAAATTGGTATTGTGAGATCATGTAGACAGATGTAATATAGTTATTTTTCTAACATGAACCAATTTCACTATTTAGTGGCTATCTCGATTGAATCGTAGTAAATGTTTCATATGAGAAAACTAGGAAGTTCCCAGTATTTCATTGTTTGTCATGGTGCATTTTACTAGTGAGTTGGTATGGTGGGAAATCATGTTTTATAGCATAAACTTCCCATTGATTCGCGGTGGGAAAAACCTTTGTTTCTCGTAGTGAATCTAGTCTATTTGACGTTGATGGATTCAACCTTAAGAAGTTCTTAATAATGAACTAATTTGCACTTACGAAATTATGggttcaaaatttttaaatttcttaagactTTTAGTAGTTATTCGCTTATTGTGTAACAAGGTATAGTATCTCcatgaaaaaaatgtcaattctGCAGGTAATTATAGATGAAAACACATATATCTTTGGTTAAGGAGTTGATCTTTTCACGGACATCCGAATAGAGTGTACGACAACTACTTGTTGTGCTTTTTGTGCACAATGAGCATCATTCATGTTTTTATTTGGCGCCGTTCATATCGGCTTGTGTATTGGTTCTTTTATATTGGAAAGGATTGTAACTTACCAACTTTTATCACACTgttcaaatataaaaatgcacATTGATGGGGTTTTGACTTTGGGCTGATTTTTTCGATTAGGCAGTTTTAAGTTTCAATGAAGGGTGGAAAAGGAAAAGGTGCATTGAGAAAAGAAACAAGGTCGGCGTTGAAGCCTGTTGAGGACCGGTGAGTAGCATTTTAAAGTTTGTTTGTTATTCTGGCTTTATATGTGAGTAGTTTTAGTGCTGCATAGATCTTACTCAAATATTAGCTGATACTACATTTGGGATACGGAAATGGAGTTTCTTGGATTTTAGTTTTGACAGTATGTTGTAGCATAGTGATAAAAAGGCATATTTTTTTAGTGACAGATCATGTTTGTCTCTCTTATTTTCAGAAAGATGGGGAAGAGAAAAGCCACGTTGAAGGACGCCAAAAAGAAGGTCACAAAGGATAAAAAGGCAAAGAAAGATCCCAATAAGCCTAAGAGGCCTCCCAGTGCCTTTTTCGTATTCCTGTAGGGGCTTcgttttctttttataattaactATATTTAGTTGCATGTTAATAGTTATGTTCTGTAACCGACAAATGATCATTCATGCTATTGCAGTGAGGAATTCAGGAAGACATTTAAAAAGGAGAATCCTAATGTGAAGGCTGTTTCTGCTGTAAGCTTTGATTATTTCATTAGCATTGCTTCATTTAATAATTGTCCTGagaaattgttaattttatatctaaagGTCGGGAAAGCTGGAGGAGAAAAGTGGAAATCTTTGAGTGCAGCTGTAAGTATTCTTCATCTCCTATAAGTTAGTGATCCAAGTAAAGAATTTGGCATAATGACCATTTTATGCACACCACATTGTTATATTGTTATGCAAGTTAAATAATTTTGCTGAAGATTGATATGGATTCGTAACTTTCTTTTTATGGGACAAAATCTACATATTTAATGTAATGAGTCACTTATAAGTTTGGTTCTACTTGGTGAAAGGAAAAATCACCATATGAAGCCAAAGCTGCAAAAAGGAAGGCAGAGTATGGAAAACTCATGAATGCTTATAACAATAAGCAGGTAAGCTTCCTATAATctgttttttgtttaaatttgtatgatttttgaGCTGGAAAGAGAGGCTTCTTTCTTCTCACTTCATTAATGGAATTAGGTGGAAAGCTCAGATGATGAGgacgaagaagaaaaagaagaagaaaaagagaaaaggtcAAAGCCTGAGGTACATGATGAAGATGCGGAGGACAGTGGACAGGTACTAATAGCTTACGAAATTCTAGTGTGTTTTTTAATTGACTCGATGCTTGCATAAATGCATCTAATAGATTTATATTTGTGTTGACAAGACTGTTGTGGCTCAGGGTTGCTCCCCTTCTTTGGGGGTGTTAAAACGAGAGTGTAGTTGGCTCACAGTTCTCCCATCCTTAAGGATGTTAGAGAATAGTTTCACTGATCATTCTAGTCATTTCATTAGGCCCTTTTCTTGGTGGCGGGGAGGGGGGATGCCCTTTTTGTCCTTAATGATGCAGAAGTGCACTTTTGGTCGCAAAAAGGCCGAGGAAGCCGATATTAAATGTTAAACTTTGGATGTTAATGCTTGATCCAAAATGGAACTTGTATAGTCCGAGGGACATTGAAAACTAGAACTTGTGCCTTAAAAGGCAAGTATAGATGCTGGTGGTTTTCGACAAAATTATTGCCAAATTCGTAACAGAGTTGATTTGAGTTTTGTGATTTGATCATCTGCTCAATAAACTTTTGATAAGGCAAGAAATATAGTGCCTTACCTATTATGAAGCTAGTTAATTGATGTGTAAACCTTTATACGTTATCCTCATACGGGACTTCGATCTATTACCGTAAGTGCTATGCTACTTTAATTTGGGAACAAGAGTTCTTTGTTTCAAGTAGACTCATTTGTTATAGTAGCTGCGTTATTTTTCTATCAGATTTACTAGTGCTTGATAATCCTTAGGGCGAGGAAGAGGACGATGAAGACGAAGAGGATGAAGATGAGGAAGATGATTGAAGCTATGTAATTTCTGGCTTGCACCGTTTCCTTGGTCCATCACATGCACACTTCAAACATAATAGTTTTCGTAATTCTGTTACCTAAACCTATGTATTTTCTGTTACCTAGTTGAGTTTTGCAGTTTGCTGAAACTCTTAACTCTTGtgaactcatatatatatatatatatatatatatatatatatatatatgacgatATGTGATGTGGCATCTCCCCTTGCTTTGATTATTGTACTGTTTGTGATTGATAttgtttttttctctattattattattattatttatatgctTCGTATGAGTTGAGGGTCTATATATCACTCTCCAAGATGCAAGTCATAAGTTACATTAGTTTATATAGATAATCATAACAAGAAGGGCACATTACAACCCTAGTTTGATTGAATCAGTGGGGTCATATTATAATGTTCGAAATGCCATAACTCTCTCTAAATTGTCTCGGATTTCTTTCTCAAGCTAAATTTATTGAGTTCCTGAAAAAAAGCAAATGTATCAACCACAATAGGGAAGGTTCTTAATGGAATATCATCCGcctttttatcctttttagGTGTCTTCCATTTTGGATATAGTTTTGTTCATCCCAAGATGTGATGCATGAAGCGTTTGTGGAAGTGAAAATTGGTAATTATTATACCTAAGAGACGAATTCCTAATATGTTGAGTCTATATTCtaagaaaatagagagattgATGATTAATATGTCACATAAgcattatatattattggatcggaTTAATGATATGGAGTTCCATATCTAGGGCATTGTGTGATAAGGATATGTCACCATGGATTAAAAGTCAAGTTCTAAGGAGTGGTTGTTAGACCTACTTTGTTATATGAGTAGAGTGACCAACAGTCAAAAATATAAGCGTTGTTTAGAAGATGAAGGTAGCATGATGAGGATGCTCAAATAGATTAGTAGACATACTAGGAGATAAGATTATGAATGAGGTTATATAAGACAAGGTGGAAGTGAATTCCGCagtggaaaaaattaaaaaagcaaGTCTGGTGGTACGTACATGTGAAGAAGTAATTAGGCACACTGTATCACTTCTTCAACTTACTAAGGATATAACCCTAATATAAAGGTAAAAAGAATAATAGGTGGCCGAGTGTTGTAGTGTTATTAGTGTacatatattatcttatttacctaattttcattattacatGTTACTTCATTTGTTTGTTTATCTAGCTAGCTATTTTGTGGTCGACTTATTTTCTTTCTATGATACTTTGATTACATTTATTTTGCATTAATGATTTATCGATAAAAACTTTTCTACCCTACAAAGAtagaaataatatctaaataaCCCTATCTCTGTTAATCTCACTTATAAATCACAccaaatatattgttattgtttgtattctttatttgaactagatatgaagttttaatatttatgataaaaggCTGCCTAGTAAAAaccatatatatttcaaattcgataaactaatttcaattattttttagtattaatTAGAGTTTTGTTTCCCCTGTTTAAATTACTGAGCATCttataatatttagaaattattcttttatataatattcttttgcgtatcatttttatgtatttagtgAATTTTATATCTTGCTACAAAACAATAATTAGTCTACTTATAATATTGAACGGTGAGTACTTTTGTAATGTATGTTATTTTTCGATGACATTTGAATATTGGAAACTTTTgtaatgtattttgtttttcttttttgagctcattgaatatcataaatctttatcattttcaggaaattaaatattctttatattttttgttgtataactagcatatattatttaataatatttcatttaatatattttttgaattatactCATTGGTAAGTGCACAAGTTTAACAGATGTATCCAAAGTGCTTTCAAgtatttatgcatttttataATTCAACTGGATATTTGGATAAAACactacataattaatttttttcttttacaataaaatatcTATAGTTTATAAAAACTATATAAGTAACTTCACTACAATATCTGTTTTGACTGGTTTGGAAGATATTCAATcacttaaaattcaaatattgtatcaacttaatgatatttatttattatttaaataagtatttCATGTATATTGAAGTCAGTTGTTgttacacataattttttttattgatagatATACAATTCATGTGCGACACACAAAACTAAGCTAGTCAATCAAATGTGAACATATTTACTAGCACGAAAGATTTCATACAAAAAAGATAAACATATCACTAAccttaagaaaaatattcaaatctATTAAATATCTAATTGAGATGGTGTTTGAATTGACTTAAATGTTGATCAAACCTATTTTAAAGTCAGTTTTTGATTTCTGAAAGTGTTTGAAAAGtataaaaactaatttaaaataagtcaagtatgacttaaaataagttggtGAGTGTTTGACAAGatataaaatgacttaaaataagacaaaaatcAAAAGTAGGCCTCCTCctactttttgttttttgacttaaaagttatttcaatgtaactttatattttgacttaaaagctaTTTTTTAAGCCAATTCAAACAAACTCTAAATGTCAAATTAGATTATCTCTTATATAATATGATTAGTCAACTCTATTCTTCTACAATTTCATGGTAAGAGAGACAAATATAAGGAATAAACTTCTctattaagtaattattttcgactaattttttaacaattgtGACAAAGATGAATGATGCGCGCAACTGCAAGGGGTAAATGTGCAACATGTAAGTACCAAAGAAAACGATGTGAGAAAAATTGTCCATTAGCTCCATTTTCCTTCCAATGAAGTTGAAGAGTTCAACAAAGTTATTTGATTCTACTAAGTAAGCACTATCATACAAATGCTTAATTCTGTTGTTGACAATGTGAAAAAGGCAAAAATGGCTGAAACCTTATTTGTTCAGGCTAAGATCAGGTATGAAAATCCTGTATACGTGAGTATTgctattgaaaataaattgaagttagAAATTAAGGAAACTATGAAGGAGATTGATTTAGTGAAGAAAACAACCACTTATTTCAATGAACTGCGTGAAAGACCATTCTGGCCCAAggtaaatctttttttttttaaatttcaatttgattttattttaaatgattttttcctATATTATTCGAAgtttatcatcaaaatgatcAATTAAAGAACATGATACATCACTTGCTCTTTGACTTGCCAATTGAgatcttttgattttatatttattaatttgttgtCAAACCATGAACAAATGATATGTATTTTCACTTTTCATTGTTATGATTTAGTATCAATATATCGTTCATACaagtactttttatatataaaatttagtatttaaagTACTTTACAACAAAAAACTAGCAGATTTGGACAGTTGACCCCACGTATTGCTCAAGCTTCATAAAAACAACCAACGCATTATCTATCATATTTAAGGATGTATATTAGGTCGTGTAATCTCTTGGTTTGGCTAGTGTATAGTATGATATGATCATCTGTAATAATTATGTACCCATACCATCCacaatttgttcttttttgttgCATAAGTTTCATAGTAGATTTTCAAGAACCACTTTGTTGTATACCTCTAGGAAGTTCACACCTCCAATAGATTTGGGGAAACATAATTTTTCCCAAGCAATCAATACTTTTTTAGGGGCATCAACatattcattttataaaaaCCTATTGCAAATAGATCAAATGACTTGTATGATCTTCTTAGGTCGTGAGAAAACTTTTGACTAGAATATTTGTATGGCAAATAAGATACTTTTGCCTAACTGAGTTATGCCAGCATAAGATAGAAATCTAGTGGTCCAACTTATAATTCTTCTTAACACATCTTATAAATGAGGGAAGACTCAAAAATGAGTAAAAACGTTCTCTTTGGTCATGATTGAATAAGTGACCGTAATAACAAACTACACTATCCAACTAACTATTACTATTGAAGAAACTTAAGTTCACATATCattttgtttgagaaaataGGGGTACTTTCACTAGACAACCTTTTTTAACATGCCATTCCcacttttaatattattattgatagcTCTTCTTGTAACAAAGTTGTATGATATATTAGTACCTGCTATTGAACTCATCACATGTAACAATCTTGCAGTgatcattttttatatgattttttattttatataaatagtcCTTTAGAAAAGTACGTACTTATCCTCTATGACACAATTTTTGTTAACCTACAATACAATGCAACAACGAGAAAAATGCATACACACTTAACATATACCAAATCATGTATAAGtttatgtacttttttttatgcataacgaaattaaattagatatttcacgtagaaaaatatattttctatgataaataattaattcattgaTTGcacaattatttcattttgtgcagaataatgaagaaaagtGGCACACAAAGCTTTCAAGGGCACAAGTCTGACTCGACTTTGGAAGAAGCTACGAGCATTACTGAGAAACTTGCCATTCTAGATGTGAAAAAAAATCAGGTCATGTCGTATTATAAATGTTTATATTCTAAATCAAATTACTTCTAAGGCGATTTTAGATTATTTTCTTGAAGGAAACTCTATATCAATCCGTATGAatcttaatttgttttaaattttaaattcatcttTCAAGTAAGGTAAAACTCTAATAAATTTATGCTACCAATTTTGCCTTTACATATTGTGTGCAACCTCTaacatttgtatttatttttctctattgTATGGTTCATTTTAACGACAATGATGGGACCTAGGAAGCCCTGTAA
Coding sequences within it:
- the LOC101247954 gene encoding high mobility group B protein 1 isoform X1; the encoded protein is MKGGKGKGALRKETRSALKPVEDRKMGKRKATLKDAKKKVTKDKKAKKDPNKPKRPPSAFFVFLEEFRKTFKKENPNVKAVSAVGKAGGEKWKSLSAAEKSPYEAKAAKRKAEYGKLMNAYNNKQVESSDDEDEEEKEEEKEKRSKPEVHDEDAEDSGQGEEEDDEDEEDEDEEDD
- the LOC101247954 gene encoding high mobility group B protein 1 isoform X2; protein product: MKGGKGKGALRKETRSALKPVEDRKMGKRKATLKDAKKKVTKDKKAKKDPNKPKRPPSAFFVFLEEFRKTFKKENPNVKAVSAVGKAGGEKWKSLSAAEKSPYEAKAAKRKAEYGKLMNAYNNKQVESSDDEDEEEKEEEKEKRSKPEVHDEDAEDSGQIY